From Thermoleophilia bacterium, one genomic window encodes:
- the smc gene encoding chromosome segregation protein SMC, with product MARLRSLRLRGFKTFARPTELVFEPGVTVIIGPNGSGKSNIADAVLWVLGEQSPLNLRGRNMQDVIFSGGAGQGPSAVAEVSLLFEDVDDLLPSGEAELEITRRLTRDGVSEYRINGTPCRLLDIQDLIGALGLGREMHSVVSQGKVESFLSYTPQARRAMVEEAAGVGRLKKRRERVLAKMERTKRNLERVTDIEKEVKAALRPLRQQVAAAERFAEVQEDWALAKSRQVLRALLDVEGEVSQVEQELSEIEARREVVEASLAEIRTRRAAAEQELMDAMREREELSTQWHRARSLAEYFDSRLSALRQRLARVESERERAARRLELAEKESYAAAERLRALEGDAQEQTRLQRVLGWLEVLSREHAEEASTYSELVAQEEEIKDLVFEAEAARSRALQDREFVRRQLQEKERQGGEIEGQLKAALAREEALLNNLANIKKELETSYAALAEIRQELGIARREHEAARRKAQESARAESALEETLIGLGRRIAVLEDLVNQREDILPGAREILKRGQGVLLTDLLSVTPGYERAVVAALGPLAQAVVLGGTNPLTLALQIEETLEVVKLLPGEEGGPADELGDLPFGAKSLEDVVFAPPGLMATLRRLLPPIAIVDADGEWDQKFIDEPLASWRIVLRSGEVIDPGIRLSRRQDLGAETVLRARNELEAALKAREELEQQRREAQEAARQAAEAAEQARKRWQNCEERLRRAERDLSALRGKVELTQKRVEEARAEVQELTQRQQRESELRKALASQLETAERAVEDAVAHNEQLRQQLRDTQARLEAIRGRVTRLEAKKAQAALLEVRLKERLRALDAERGRATTRLRETEQEAARARRRMLRLKQLSPVLESLLILVERLTLVARQHDEALETQLALSKARSENAALAVQDRGGAESDFQREFEELAKRVADLRVRKAHLEERCDLLTEELSELKRKHLAPRSVKPEDVLNVDPGSLAAAVESAQRRLDRIGPINPLAEQECAALEERAKLIGEQRADLEASLARLGQVVQELEEHIESTFSEVFTAVRDHFSSVIAAVFPGAKGKLSLVSSKPLRARRGISQAEDEAAVGKEDGEVSQGIDIEVRFPNKTPRTLSLLSGGEKAMTAVAFLFSLFLAKPCPFYILDEVEASLDDMNIRRFLSLVNRYKNKTQFIIITHQRQTMEIADTLYGVTLEKDGTSRVLSRRLSTVGTKGA from the coding sequence ATGGCTCGACTGCGTTCTCTTAGACTACGAGGTTTCAAGACCTTTGCCCGACCCACCGAGCTTGTTTTTGAGCCGGGGGTTACTGTCATCATAGGGCCTAATGGCAGCGGTAAGAGCAATATCGCCGATGCTGTCCTGTGGGTGCTTGGAGAGCAAAGCCCGCTCAACTTAAGAGGTCGGAATATGCAGGACGTCATTTTCTCCGGAGGAGCGGGGCAAGGGCCTAGTGCAGTGGCTGAGGTGAGTCTGCTCTTTGAGGATGTGGACGATTTGCTCCCAAGTGGAGAGGCTGAGCTTGAAATCACTCGGCGACTTACTCGGGACGGAGTGTCGGAATACCGTATCAACGGGACTCCTTGCCGCCTGCTTGATATCCAAGATCTGATAGGGGCGCTTGGTCTAGGGCGCGAGATGCATAGTGTGGTGAGTCAAGGCAAGGTTGAGAGCTTCCTAAGCTATACGCCCCAAGCGCGAAGGGCCATGGTCGAGGAAGCAGCTGGGGTGGGCAGGCTAAAGAAGCGCCGCGAACGGGTTCTGGCCAAGATGGAGCGCACAAAGCGAAATCTTGAGCGAGTGACGGATATCGAAAAGGAAGTAAAAGCTGCTCTGCGCCCTCTCCGGCAACAAGTAGCCGCGGCCGAAAGGTTCGCAGAGGTGCAGGAGGATTGGGCCCTTGCCAAGTCTCGGCAGGTGCTACGCGCTTTGCTGGATGTCGAAGGCGAGGTAAGTCAGGTCGAGCAGGAGTTGTCCGAAATAGAAGCTCGCCGAGAGGTGGTCGAGGCGAGCTTGGCAGAAATTAGGACACGCCGAGCTGCGGCTGAGCAAGAGCTGATGGATGCCATGCGGGAGCGCGAAGAACTAAGCACCCAGTGGCATAGGGCAAGATCGCTGGCAGAGTACTTCGACAGCCGCCTTTCGGCCTTGAGACAGCGCTTGGCCCGGGTCGAGAGCGAACGGGAGCGAGCGGCGAGAAGACTTGAGCTGGCCGAGAAGGAATCTTACGCAGCGGCCGAGCGCCTGCGCGCGCTTGAGGGAGATGCGCAAGAACAGACGCGTCTACAAAGAGTGCTGGGCTGGCTAGAAGTGCTTTCTCGTGAGCACGCAGAGGAAGCTTCGACCTATAGCGAGCTTGTAGCGCAAGAAGAAGAGATCAAGGATCTCGTTTTCGAGGCAGAGGCCGCTCGCTCGCGGGCGCTACAGGATCGAGAATTCGTGCGAAGGCAGCTGCAGGAAAAGGAGCGCCAGGGTGGCGAGATTGAGGGCCAGCTGAAGGCTGCTTTGGCGCGAGAAGAGGCGCTGCTTAACAACCTGGCCAATATCAAGAAAGAGCTGGAGACGTCCTACGCTGCTCTTGCCGAGATTCGCCAGGAGCTGGGGATTGCAAGGAGGGAACACGAAGCGGCAAGGCGAAAGGCGCAGGAATCTGCTCGAGCTGAGAGCGCGCTCGAGGAGACTCTTATAGGGCTTGGTCGGCGCATTGCGGTGCTCGAGGATCTTGTTAACCAGCGTGAGGACATTCTTCCAGGTGCAAGGGAGATCCTCAAACGAGGGCAGGGGGTTCTCCTTACCGATCTTCTGTCCGTCACGCCGGGCTATGAGCGTGCAGTAGTGGCTGCTCTTGGCCCCCTGGCGCAGGCTGTCGTGCTAGGCGGGACCAACCCGTTGACGTTGGCATTACAGATAGAGGAAACCTTGGAGGTTGTGAAACTGCTGCCCGGGGAAGAGGGCGGGCCGGCAGATGAGCTTGGGGATCTTCCGTTTGGGGCCAAAAGTCTGGAGGATGTGGTTTTTGCCCCCCCGGGGTTGATGGCCACGCTTCGCCGTTTGCTTCCTCCTATCGCCATTGTCGACGCCGATGGGGAGTGGGACCAGAAATTCATCGACGAACCTCTCGCGTCCTGGCGCATCGTCCTGCGCTCAGGGGAAGTTATCGACCCCGGAATACGTCTATCCCGTCGACAGGACCTTGGGGCAGAGACCGTTTTGCGAGCTCGCAATGAACTCGAGGCTGCGCTTAAAGCGCGGGAGGAGCTTGAACAACAAAGGCGTGAAGCGCAAGAGGCGGCGCGGCAAGCGGCAGAGGCTGCTGAGCAGGCAAGGAAGCGCTGGCAAAATTGCGAAGAACGTCTACGCCGGGCCGAGCGAGATCTGTCCGCTCTTCGGGGAAAAGTCGAGCTGACCCAGAAGAGAGTCGAGGAGGCGCGTGCCGAAGTGCAGGAGCTGACTCAGCGCCAACAGCGCGAATCGGAGCTGAGGAAGGCCCTTGCTTCTCAGCTCGAAACTGCAGAGCGTGCAGTAGAAGACGCTGTCGCTCATAACGAGCAGCTACGTCAGCAGCTCCGAGACACGCAGGCGAGATTGGAGGCAATTAGAGGCCGGGTCACGAGGTTGGAGGCAAAAAAGGCTCAAGCTGCGCTTCTTGAGGTCAGACTCAAGGAACGGCTGCGTGCTCTTGACGCTGAGCGGGGGCGCGCCACTACCCGACTGAGGGAGACAGAACAAGAAGCGGCGCGCGCGAGGCGCCGTATGTTGCGACTCAAGCAGTTGTCTCCGGTTCTTGAGTCGTTACTCATTTTGGTGGAGCGCTTGACTCTAGTTGCTAGACAGCATGATGAGGCTCTGGAGACGCAGCTAGCCTTGAGCAAAGCCCGGTCTGAAAACGCGGCGTTGGCGGTACAAGATCGCGGGGGGGCGGAGTCAGATTTTCAGCGTGAGTTTGAAGAGCTGGCGAAGCGGGTGGCCGATCTTAGGGTTCGCAAAGCGCATCTTGAGGAAAGATGTGACCTGCTAACAGAGGAGTTATCTGAGCTAAAACGCAAACATCTGGCGCCGCGCTCGGTAAAACCCGAAGATGTGCTAAACGTCGACCCGGGGAGCCTAGCTGCGGCGGTGGAATCTGCTCAGAGAAGGCTGGACCGGATTGGCCCCATCAATCCATTGGCTGAGCAGGAATGCGCAGCTCTTGAGGAAAGAGCCAAGCTGATTGGTGAGCAAAGAGCTGATCTGGAAGCGTCCCTGGCAAGACTGGGCCAGGTTGTGCAGGAGCTTGAAGAGCACATAGAGAGCACCTTCTCCGAAGTGTTTACCGCGGTTCGTGATCACTTTTCCTCTGTTATAGCCGCGGTTTTCCCAGGAGCTAAGGGCAAGCTGAGTTTGGTGTCTTCAAAGCCCCTGCGAGCACGGCGTGGGATTAGTCAGGCCGAAGACGAGGCGGCTGTGGGGAAGGAAGATGGCGAAGTGTCCCAGGGGATTGATATCGAGGTGCGGTTTCCAAACAAGACCCCACGCACTCTGAGCTTGCTTTCGGGGGGAGAGAAGGCGATGACAGCAGTGGCCTTCCTGTTCTCACTATTCCTTGCTAAGCCTTGTCCTTTCTACATTCTGGACGAAGTCGAGGCCTCGCTCGATGACATGAATATTCGACGCTTTCTCTCCCTGGTAAACCGTTACAAGAACAAGACGCAGTTCATAATCATCACGCACCAGCGGCAGACCATGGAGATTGCAGATACCCTATACGGGGTGACGTTGGAGAAGGATGGCACTTCGCGTGTCCTATCACGTAGGTTAAGCACGGTGGGAACAAAGGGGGCTTAG
- the ftsY gene encoding signal recognition particle-docking protein FtsY produces MAYDWSEVFIGISAGAKLGQSENAGEVKKGWLAQLRDGLAKSRRALQQQFAAIMFDRFDEELWERIEEALIYADVGVETAVSIVEALEAEVNLGTVKDASGMLAKLREIAANHFCQKDRRIDVSHQPSVILVVGVNGTGKTTTIGKLAYRLKQLGKQPLLVAGDTFRAAAIEQLEKWGERVGCEVVRHERGGDPGAVVYDGISAALARGVDVVIIDTAGRLHTQVNLMKELEKVRRVIEKRLPGAPHESLLCIDATTGQNGLVQARMFKEAVDVTGVVITKMDGTAKGGIALAVSHELDLPIKLIGTGEKLESLQPFDPVDFAAMMFDDSLLRH; encoded by the coding sequence TTGGCTTACGACTGGTCTGAGGTCTTCATAGGAATATCGGCGGGAGCCAAGCTTGGCCAGAGCGAGAATGCCGGCGAGGTAAAGAAAGGCTGGCTTGCACAACTCCGCGACGGGCTGGCTAAGAGTCGTAGGGCGCTTCAGCAGCAGTTTGCGGCCATTATGTTTGACCGCTTTGACGAAGAGCTCTGGGAGAGAATCGAGGAAGCTCTTATATACGCCGATGTGGGGGTCGAGACAGCGGTCTCGATAGTGGAAGCGCTCGAGGCGGAGGTCAATCTGGGAACGGTCAAAGACGCATCGGGTATGCTGGCAAAGCTGAGGGAAATAGCGGCCAACCACTTCTGCCAGAAGGACCGCCGCATAGATGTGAGTCATCAGCCGTCCGTTATCCTCGTGGTAGGGGTAAATGGCACAGGCAAGACGACTACCATCGGAAAGTTGGCCTATCGGTTAAAGCAGCTAGGGAAGCAGCCACTGTTGGTAGCCGGCGACACTTTCCGAGCAGCAGCTATTGAGCAATTGGAGAAGTGGGGGGAACGGGTTGGCTGCGAGGTGGTCAGGCACGAGCGGGGCGGAGACCCGGGGGCAGTGGTGTATGACGGGATTTCGGCGGCACTAGCTCGCGGGGTGGATGTGGTGATCATTGACACGGCTGGTCGTCTGCACACGCAAGTGAACTTAATGAAAGAGCTGGAAAAAGTCCGAAGAGTTATTGAGAAACGTTTGCCTGGTGCTCCACATGAAAGTTTGCTTTGCATTGATGCTACCACTGGCCAAAACGGCCTAGTGCAGGCCCGGATGTTTAAAGAAGCGGTGGACGTTACCGGCGTAGTAATTACCAAGATGGACGGCACTGCGAAGGGCGGAATTGCTCTTGCTGTCTCACATGAACTTGATCTGCCAATCAAGCTAATAGGCACAGGAGAGAAGTTGGAAAGTCTTCAGCCTTTTGATCCAGTGGATTTTGCCGCAATGATGTTTGACGACTCGCTGCTTAGACACTAG
- the rnc gene encoding ribonuclease III, with translation MGLPAWVRAVPAHFEGWWRRRARQSANKACGDVPVASGRESTGSADYLYLLISQLPSELREMALTHSSWTDSRTESYERLEFLGDSVLGLAIAATLYEQFPHYAEGELARLKAFVVSRASCSSVALRMGLGALLERRAAQMGVSTRALADSRTILGNVLEALIGAVFLTYGFETTRRAVAQAFAGQIEYAKAFRTDYKTTLQEYLAARGRRPVYRCVAEEGPPHARVFTSEVEVDGQVMGRGTATTIKMSEQIAAREALSLLGVLKNEG, from the coding sequence GCTTGGGTGCGGGCGGTTCCCGCCCACTTTGAAGGGTGGTGGCGTCGCAGAGCGCGGCAGTCAGCCAACAAGGCTTGCGGCGACGTTCCAGTCGCCAGTGGTCGGGAATCTACGGGCTCGGCAGATTATCTGTATCTCCTGATTTCCCAACTTCCCTCCGAGTTGCGCGAGATGGCGCTAACTCACTCTTCGTGGACCGATTCCCGTACCGAGTCATACGAGCGTCTCGAATTCTTGGGAGACAGCGTGCTTGGCTTGGCAATTGCGGCCACTCTCTACGAACAATTCCCTCATTATGCCGAGGGTGAATTGGCTCGTCTTAAGGCCTTTGTCGTGTCCAGGGCCAGCTGTAGTTCGGTGGCTTTACGAATGGGGCTGGGCGCGTTACTTGAGCGACGGGCTGCTCAGATGGGAGTGAGCACTCGTGCTCTGGCCGATAGCCGCACTATTCTGGGTAATGTTTTGGAAGCTCTTATCGGAGCTGTGTTTCTCACCTACGGGTTTGAAACCACTCGACGAGCGGTGGCCCAAGCCTTTGCTGGCCAGATCGAGTACGCCAAAGCATTTCGCACGGACTACAAGACCACTCTCCAGGAGTATCTGGCTGCGCGGGGAAGGCGGCCAGTCTACAGGTGTGTGGCCGAGGAGGGTCCCCCTCATGCTCGCGTCTTTACCTCGGAAGTTGAGGTTGACGGTCAGGTCATGGGACGAGGCACCGCCACGACTATTAAGATGAGCGAACAGATTGCTGCGCGCGAGGCTCTTTCTTTGCTAGGTGTGCTCAAGAACGAAGGCTGA